One Varibaculum prostatecancerukia genomic window, TATCGGCTGCCTGATGCACCGGGTAAGTCAGCAACAACCCCGACATAGGCCGCTCTGAAGCCACCAGCTCCGCCTTCACCGTCGGGTTGCGATGCAACTCCGCCTCAGTAACTAGCGACAAAAACGGCAACATTAACTGGTTAGCTGCCGGCACCGATGAGTGCGTGAAAATCGTGGTTTTTTCCGGATCCAGACCGCAAGCAATATAGTCAGCCAGCATATTGAGGACGCGCTCGCGGATCGGGCCGGTACCCTCGCGGTCAGTGATTACCTGGTAGTCAGCAATCAGAATCCAGGTTTCCACCCCGCGCTTTTGGATCTCTACCCGATTCTTGATCGTCCCAAAATAATGCCCCAAATGGAGGGCGCCAGTCGGGCGATCCCCGGAGAGTACCCGGAACTTGGAAGGATCCTTATCGATCGCTTCCTCTATCTGTTTCGATACCCGCTCTGCTCGCTGCAAAGAAGCCGCATCGGTTGAATTTTCTAGTTTCTCGCCGCTATCGCTCATGGTTCCCAGTCTACGGTGCCGGTGATATTCCCGGAAAACCGCGTGCAATCCTGCAGTTTTTCTTGTTTACCTAAGCGGATTAATCTGATGCCTGTTGCGGGTCTGGCTCGGTAAAAGCACTCCGGGGACCCCGTGACCTGCTACGCAGGTCAAGCCCCTCTCGTATCTTTTACCGGCCGCGACCCGAAAAATCTTTATCCTATTAGCCGCATATGTATAAGAAATAGAAGCTGGAACGATTGCTTGCACGCGGGCTTTCGGGAATGAAGTTAAATAACAGGGTGTGTCACCTGGTAGTTGTTTGTGCAGTTGATTTTCTGTTGCCTTGGCAATCGGATGGTAGTTACGCGCGGGTAAAAGTTTTTCCTCCTGCCCAAGCTTGATTATCAGGCAACCTGCTGCGGGTCTGGCTCGGTAAAAGCACTCCGGGGACCCCATGACCTGCTGCGCAGGTCAAGCCCCTCTCGTATCTTTTACCGGCCGCGACCCGAATCTTGCAGTTACTTTGCGGGGGTGAAGTTTAGGAGTTGGTCGCGGTAATACTCGTACTGTTTACGCCGAGCTTCGATCTCTGCAGGTAAACCAGAAGAAAGATCGTTTACCAAAGCATCAAACTTGTCCAGAATCGCCACAATGCGTTCCTGTTCCGGAATAGGGGGAATCGGAAATTTGTAGTCCATAACTGCATTCTTATCACCGCGTGGCATTTTGGCGCCCCGTGCGAACCGATTGTTATATTCAAAAAAATTCTCGGAAGCTAAAACATGGTACAGAAATTTTGAAATTATTTCTTTTCGCTTTTCACTTTTAATTGTGATTACTAAAACGTCGCCACTGGCGCCCCCATTTAAATCGCTGTGCCATATTTTTCGTAAATACGGACGAATATTACCTATAAGAATGTCACCAGGTTGAAATCTAGACAATTTAGCTGTGTTTGGTGCGTAGTCTGACAATTTTTTGCCGCGTTTATTGGCTATCAAGTTATCAACACCGACATACGAACTATTATCAGTTAAAGAGGATGGAATCTTTTTCGCCGAATAACTTGCTATATCTTTTAGAAAAACCAATCGAACTGCGTTCCCTAGACGATTGGTGAGATTCTCCAAGCTGAGAAGCGAGTCGCGGTAGTATTCGTACTGCTTGCGACGAGCTTCTAGCTCCGCTTCTAGCTCCGCTTCTAGCTCCGCATCTAGCTTGGTGAAAGAATCTAGAATCCGTACGATTTCGTCTTGCACTTCCAGCGGCGGCACCGGAATCATAAGAGAATCGGTATCTCCTACTGACAACTGGGGAATTTTAACGGAAGTAGCACGAGCGTGATTTTGTAAACTCTCAGTTAATGTTTTGAGAAAGTAATAAAGAAATTTGGTGGAGATTAGGGAACTATCGCAGGTATAAGACCAGAGTTCAGATTTATGTGCGCACGGAATATTGCAATATTCAAAATCTATGTACCCTCTGGACTTAACGATTATGCACTCTTTTTTCAGTGTCCTGTTTTCAGGAACCAGTTTTGGATTGAAATAAGCCTTAGTATTACCAGCTCCAAATACGAGTATTCCCTCGTTGTTGGATTTTTGTTCGTTAATAAGTTTCGCAGTTACAGAAAACCCTTTGTTTCTCTTTGCGATTGAATCCAAGGATCTCCACTCAACGGCGCTGTTAGTCACATAAAACTCAAGTAAATCGTCTATTCGGCTCATAAGGTTACCTCGGTGTTTGGGGTGCTGCTGACGCTTTTGGGGCTTGGTGTTTGCGCTGTTGTAGCTTGCAAGGTAAACCTCCCGATAATCGCAGCCTCGCCCTCTATCGTACAAAGTAACTAACCAGCGAGCGATAAACTTGCCGTCACTGATCTACTTCACTGACAGACATTTACAGGTTTGCGCGGGAGAGAGATTTTATCCGAGTGGGTGCGGTGGGCATAAGAATTTGGAAAACGCCGCTACGTTTTCCGAATTCTTGGGCGGGAGGAAAAATCTCTCCCCCGCGCACATAGTAGATTCCTCGGTAAAGCTGTTCCGCCAGGTACGGGGGCTAGTTGAAGCGGTCTTTATTGACCCAATCGTAGAGCCATTGCAGGTTAATCAAGGGATCGTTTTGCGCGTCAATCACCGGCTGTACTGTGCGATAAATGTCTTTCTTCACCGCCAGAATATCCACGTTTTTGGAAACTGGTTCATAGGTATCGCAATCTCGCACTTCCACAAATTTAAATTTTTTATCGAAAACGTAAATTAAAGAATCGCCGTCGAAATATTCGTATTCCCGAGATGCCCAAAAGCCGAAGGAAGGTGCCTCTCGTTTCGCGTAGTTGTAGTTGTAGATAGTTCTGTTATTGTCGCGGTCGTACCTCATTCCCTTAACATCTGGGGCGTAGATCCAGTCAAAATTAAGTGCCACTTCCATGAGGACGGGTTCTGTTTGTTTATTGTGCGGGGTGTACTGGGCATAGTAGACGGATTCGGATTTGAGGTTGGTGAATGCGTATCCGAATGCCAACACAAAAACGATAAAGGCGATGAAAATCGTAAGGATAACTTTCTTTAACACGAGTATTCTCCTTACTTGCAAAGCCTTTTAAGTTTTTCCGCAGACCACGCGTCACTGGTTAAGAGAGTGGGTTTGGCTACTCTCCGGTGGAGTCAGCCAAGAAAAGTTTGATAGACAAAGGCTCTAGGAGGATATCGTCACCGGCGAGGTTCAGCGGGAGCGCTTCCTCCTCATCTCCTTCGATAACCGCAGAGTCCCAAATCTCGTGGTAGGCGGTTCCTCGTCCCGGAGCTAGCCGCACGTGTTTCGGAGACAGCGTCCCGTTGAACACCGCCAGTAAATCCTGATCCATGTAGGGACGCCCCGAACGCAGCATCTGGAAAACCCGGCTGGCGGGATCGTGCCATGCCCGATCGCCCATTAGCAGTCCTACCTGGTTATACCAGGAAACATCGGGGAGGGTATCTCCCGGATGCCGCTGGCCGCTCAAGTATTTTGCGGGTCGGAAAACCGGGTGTTCACGCCGCAAAGCAATCAGCTTGCGCACCGCGGTATACATGTCTTTTTGCCAATCCACCAGTTCCCAGTTCACCCAGGTAGTTTCATTGTCTTGGCAGTAGGCGTTATTGTTGCCGCCTTGCGTGCGCCCAAACTCATCACCCGCCAAAATCATCGGGGTGCCGGAAGAAATAAACATGGTGGTGAACATGTTAAGTACCGAACGCACCCGGGCAGAAAGTAGTTCTGCCAGCGGAGAATCCCCAGCTATGCCTGATTCCATCTCGCTGCCGAGTTGGAAGGCACGCCCCTCGCTACCATGATTCCAAGACAGGTTATGGGGGGAGCCGTCCCGGTTATTCTCCAGGTTTTCCTCGTTGTGTTTATGGTCGTAACTGACCAAGTCTCCCAGAGTAAAACCGTCGTGAGCGGTTACAAAGTTAATTGAACAGCGAGGAGGACGCACCGCGGGGATATTCCCGGCGCCATACATATCTTGGGAACCAGAAAGCCGGGAAGCCAGTTCAAAGGGGGGAGCCCCCCGTGACTCGCCGCGCGACTGGGCACGCCCATCGGCCACCCAAAAGCCGCGCACCGCATCCCGGTAACGATCATTCCAGGTAGAGAAAGGTAGCGGGAAATCGCTGGTGCGCCAACCATCCGGTCCCATATCCCAAGGCTCCGCGATCATCTTGGTGTGCCGCAAGACCGGGTCGTCCAGGCAGGCTTGGAAGAAAGGATGGAAGCGAGTGAAATGTTCCTCGCCTCGCCCACAGGTAACCCCCAGGTCAAAGCGGAAACCGTCGACTCCCACATCGCCAGCCCAATACCGCAAAGAATCCAGAATCATTTGGATTACTCGCGGGTGACCAGTATCCAAGGTGTTACCGCAACCGGAATAGTCGATACTGGCCCCTTGAGGATCCAGACGATAATACATGGCGTTATCGAGGGCGCGCCAAGATAGCGCCTGCCCATCGCCTCCGCCCTCACAAGTATGGTTATAAACCACATCTAGTAGCAGTTCGATGCCGTTTTGGTGCAAGATCGAAACCATGCCCCGGAACTCATCGAGGACTGCCATCGGCCCCAGATTGCGGGCATTCCTGGTGGCATAGGAAGGTTCGGGGGCGAAATAAGACAGGGTGGAGTACCCCCAATAGTTACTTAAGCCTCGCTCATTCAGGAATGCTTCTGAAAGTTTCGCGTGTACTGGCAGTAGTTCTACGGCAGTGACGCCCAAGTCTTTCAGGTAAGCGATAGTGGCCGGGTGTGCCAGCCCCGCATAGGTTCCCCGCAGTTCTTCGGGTACTCCCGGCAGCTGTTTGGTGAGTCCCTTTACATGTGCCTCGTAAATAACGGTGTTTTCCCAAGGGATAGCGGGTCCGGGTGCCACGGCGAATTCTTTACCGGTGACTACCCCGCGCACGGTATAGGGAGCCGAGTTGGTGGGATCTAGCTGGAAAGGATGCAGCGGGTAAAGCTGATCATCGGTTTTATGAGCGTAAGTTTGGCTAGAAAGCTGCACATTGCCGCTAATAGCACGGGAATAGGGATCGAGGGCGAGTTTATAGGGGTTAAAAACGTGTCCCCGTTCCGGATCCCAAGGCCCCCAGGCGCGAAAACCATAGTAGGTGCCGGCCAGTACCCCGGCAACATGTCCATGCCAGATGCCCTCTACCGGCCCGAGCAGCCGGTAGCGAGTTTCGGGAGCGGTAGGTTCAGCAGACGTGAAAAAACAGATTTCCACCGCAGAAGCATTAGGGGCGACCACCGCGATATCCACCCCGTTGCCTTGTAGGTGAACGCCCAACCGGCTGGGGTCGGCGGCGCCGCCATGCACATAGGGGCTGGACGGCCTGAAAAAGTCGTCTAATACTTGTCTTGACACGTCTGTCATCTTATCTGGTGCTACAAAATAGAGCCATTCCTCTATCTAAACCGGGTGGGCTGAACATTTAATTTCCTCCCTTAGCTAAGGGGTAGGGCTTCTCACTTTTTCGCCGCTAAACCTTATGGCAAGGTAGAACTATGAGGATTGTCGTAACTGTAAAGCATGTACCCAACCCGCAGTCTGAGCGGCGCATCGAAAATGGCCTCTTGGTACGCGGGGAAGAAGATACCCTGAATGACCTGGATGAGAACGCCATCGAGGCGGCGCTCAGCGCGAAACAGGCGGTACCGGAAGCCGAAATTATTGCTTTAACTATGGGACCAGAGGGAGCGAAGAAAGCCCTGCTGCGCGCCCTCCAGATGGGAGCAGATCAGGCTTATCACCTCTGTGACCCGGCGCTAGCTGGCTCGGATGTGACCGTGACTGCCCGGGTGCTGGCGCGGGCTATCGAAAAGATTGGGGACGTTGATTTGGTGGTTTGCGGAAGTTCCTCCCTGGACGGGATGACTTCCATGCTGCCGGGAGCCCTGGCCGCCACTTTGAACCTGCCGGTGATTAGCGATGCCTCTGAAGTTAGTTTCAGCGGCGAGGCCGTGGCAGCCACCTGTTATCAAGAGGGTACCGCCTTGAGCTTACGGGCGAAATATCCCCTGGTGGTTTCGGTAAATGATGAGGCCAACCGGCCGCACTATCCCGGGTTTAAAGAAATGTTGGCGGCGAAGAAGAAACCGATAGAGCAGTGGGATCTGGTGCAGCTAGAGCTGAGTGCCGAAGAAGTAGGGGCCGCTGATTCGGGAACCGAAGTGTTAGATGCTCAGCTATATCAGCAAACCAAGAACCAGGGAACCATCGTCACCGATTCCGCGAACGCTGGCGAAGCGCTAGCGAAGTACCTGGTTGAATCGGGATTTGCGCAGGAGAAGTAGGAGGAAATCGTGAGTGAAAAAATAGAAAAAGATGTCCTAGTTTTTGCCCATCCGGATGCGGCTCGTCCCCAGCATTTATCGGTGGCGGCGGCGCGACTGATTACTTTGGCGCGCGAAATCACCAGCGGTAAGGTAGTGGCGCTCGCGCCCTCCTCTATTGCCCCTCTACAATTTTCTCAGGTCGGGGTGGCAGCCGTACGTTATTTTGATCCGGCAGAAACCGGAACCTGGCAGGTGGGGGCAGTTTTGGCTGACCTGGTGGTCTCCGCGGCAAAAAGCGGCGACTTCGGGGCAGTGTTGCTGCCCTCGACCTCTTGGGGGCGTGATGGCGCCGCCCAAAGCGCGATTATCCTCGGCTCGGGAGCCAGCGTGGACGTGACCAGCCTAAAGGTAGCTGACGGAAAACTGATTGCCGGTAAATCGGTACTCGATGGTACTTGGGAAACCAGTTACTTTATTCGCCGCGGCGTTCCAGTGGTCGCCATGCGCACCACTTCCCTTTCGGCGGTACCGGTTGCGGAAGCCGGCGAAGTTGAAACTGAAAACCTGCAGGTAGAGCTGCGCGAATCCACTAAACGAATCCAAGTGGTCTCTCAGGAAGATACCGGATCTTCACATGCGGGACTAACTGAAGCACCAGTAGTGGTTTGCGCGGGTCGCGGGGTTAACGGCGATTTCGGGCCTGCCGAAGAACTGGCCGAGGTGTTGGGCGGATCCGTGGGGGCTACCCGCGTGGCTTGCGAACAAGGCTGGATTGACCGCGCTGCCCAAATCGGGCAATCCGGTATCTCTATTGCGCCTAACCTTTATATCGGCTTGGGGGTTTCCGGGGATCACCATCATGTGTGCGGGATTCGCGGAGCCAAGAAAATCGTGGCCATCTGTGATGATCCCGAGGCGCGCATTTTTGAAATGGCAGACTTCGGGGTAGTCGGGGACCTGTTCACCGTAGTTCCGGATGCCCTCTCTAGAATCAAGCCGCTGGACGCATAGTGGAGCTGGCCTACCTCGATAACGCCGCCTCCGAGCCGCTACGGCCGCAGGCACTAGCGGCGCTGAATGATACCGCCGCTAGCCTTGCCGGAATCGGAGCCAATCCTTCTTCCGCACACGCGGCGGGGCGCAAAGCCGCCGCGCTGCTAGAGACCGCGCGCGCCCGAGTAGCGAAGTCTCTGGGGGCGGATCCGGCGGAAGTTATTTTCACCGGAGGGGGTACTGATTCTTGTGCCCTGGCGCTGCGCGGCCTGGCGAGGGCGGCGCGCCGTCAGGATTCTCACCGCACCCAAATAGTAATCAGCCAGGTAGAACACGACGCGGTCAGGCTTAACGCCGCTGACTTGGAGGACGCAGGATTTCAGGTGCAGGTGTTGCCGGTAGATGCCGGCGGGGTAGTCGATCTGGAAGCCGTAGTTGCCCTCGATACCTCCCAAATCGCGGCGATATCGGTGATGAGCGTATGCAACGAAAACGGGGTCATACAGCCAGTTGCTGAGCTTTGCCGCCGGCTGCGCGAAAAAGCAGCAGCAGATACGCGGGATGCCCAGGGCGATAGTTCTACAGCTGCTAAAGGAACCGGGAGTGGTAGGGATAGCGGGTTCGCTATCCACACTGACGCGATTGCCGCTGCCGGACGCCAAGAAATAAACTTCGCAGAATCCCCGGTAGATGCGATTTCGTTAGCGTGTCACAAAGTAGGCGGCCCGGCAGCCCTCGGGGTGCTGCTGGCGCGCCGGGAAGTAAAAATCGCTAGTGACCGACGCGGGGGAGGCCAAGAACGGGCGCTGCGAGCCGGAACCCAAGACGTGATTGCCGCTGTAGGGGCAGCGGCAGCTTTTGAGGCAGCCCAGCAAGAACTAGTAGAAACTACCCGGCGTCACCAGGATTTACGGGAGAAACTGCTGCAAGGCGCACTGGCGATTCCGGGAGTAAAACTCGCCAGCAACGCGCCGGCAGTACCCGGAATCATCCAGTTTGCGCTGCAAGGCGCGGAGGCGGAAGGGCTGCTATTTGCCCTGGATCAGGCAGGAATCTGCGCCTCGGCAGGTTCTGCCTGCCACACCGGGGTAGCCCGTCCCTCCCCGGTACTCTTGGCGCAAGGCTATAGCGAGCAGGACGCCCTGGGATCTTTACGCATATCTTTCGGCTGGTCCACGCGGGAGAAGGACGTAGACCGGCTTTTACAGGCACTACCGTCAGCGCTGGATGCCTCCCGGAAACTAGCAGAGCGGGAGAGGAAATAAATGAAAGTATTAGCTGCCCTCTCCGGAGGAGTCGATTCCGCGGTCGCCGCCGCCCTCGCCAAAGAGGCCGGACACGACGTAACCGCGGTACATATGGCCCTGTCCGCTAACCAGGCACAAAACCGTTGCGGTTCGCGAGGCTGCTGCACCGTAGAAGATGCTTCCGATGCTCGCCTCGCCGCCTCCATGCTGGGGATTCCGTTTTACGTGTGGGATATGGCGGAAACCTTTGAGGAAACCGTAGTGGAAGATTTTCTGAACGAATACCGGCGCGGACGCACCCCCAACCCCTGTGTGCGCTGCAACGAATTCGTGAAATTTAGGGAACTTGCTACCCGCGCCGATGCCCTCGGATTCGATGCCGTATGTACCGGGCATTACGCGCGCGTATTGAGGGGACCAGGCGGAGTGGAACTGCACCGCGCCAAATGCATCGAAAAAGACCAATCCTATGTGCTGGCGGTAATGGGGCGTCAGGCTCTAGAGAAAGTGATTTTCCCGCTAGGAGAGTATGAATCGAAAAGCCAGGTACGCGCGGAAGCCGAGCGGCGCGGCCTGCCCATGTCAGCCAAACCTGATTCTTACGATATTTGTTTTATCGCTGATGGGGATACCCGCGGATTTTTACGTTCCCACCTCGGCAGTAAGGCCGGGAAAATCGTGGATACGGAGGGTGCGGAAGTGGGCACCCATTCCGGTGCCTATCAATTCACTATCGGACAGCGCAAAGGCCTGAACCTGGGCCGGCCCGCTGCCGATGGGCGTCCCCGCTACGTACTCGGTACCGATATGAAAACCAACACCGTAGTAGTCGGTGCCAGCGAGTTGCTGAGCGTAGACGGAATCACCGCTACCGACGCAGTTTTACTGACCGAACCTGATGATCCGGCATTATCTGGGCAGGTAGAGGTGACTTTGCAGTATCGGGCGCACGGACAACAAGTACCAGCGAAAGTTCACTTAGAGGCAGACGGTACTTTGCGCGCCCAGCTGCTCATCCCTACCCGCGCGGTCGCCTGCGGACAATCGTTAGTGGTCTATTCCGGGGATCGCGCCATCTGTGAGGCAACTATCGAACAGGCGTTTAAGCAGGAAAATGGGCAGTAGCCGATTCTGGGACTGGAAAGGGTAACCTGCCTTAGGTTAATATATTCAAGCCAGCGCGAGTGGCGGAATTGGTAGACGCGCTAGATTTAGGTTCTAGTGTCTTACGACGTGCGGGTTCAAGTCCCGCCTCGCGTACCAGATGTAGCGGCTCTGACCAGCCTAAATAAAGTGGTAGAGTTAAAATCAATACAGCGCCCGGGCGCTGCTATCTCTATGTTTAGCTATTTATGAGGGAGTTTCGATGTCAGAGTTAACCCCAGGTCAAAAGGCACCAGATTTCACTTTGCCCACCGATCAAGGCACAGAAGTTAGTTTGCGAGGGCTGTTGGAGGAATCCGAAAAGGGCGCGGTTGTCTACTTTTACCCCAAGGCTTCCACCCCGGGATGCACTACCCAGGCCTGCGATTTCCGTGACTCTATAAACTCGCTAAAGTCAGCCGGATACGCAGTGGTGGGAATCAGCCCCGATAAAATGCCAGCCCTGGAAAAGTTCCGGGACAAGCAAGACTTAAACTTTCCGCTAGCCTCCGATCCGGAACGGGAAGTAATGAGCGCCTGGGGAGCCTATGGGGAAAAGAACTCCTATGGACGCCTGATTAAGGGAGTTATCCGCTCTACCATCGTGGTCGGTAAAGATGGAAAAGTTGTGCTGGCGAAATATCGGGTACGCGCCAAAGGACATGTGGCTCGCTTGCGCAAAGAACTGGGAATCGATTAGCTCTGCAGAGGGAGATGGGGAACTTTAGGGTTAATACCTGAATGGGGGTGCGGATCTCTGCGAAGGCCTTTGCCAGCTTTCTGGCAGGCTGTGGCGAACTTGACGGCGCCGTAAAGCCCATCGCGATCGGTCAGCGCTTCTATCCAAAACCGTTGCACTGCACATATCTGCCAGTGGTTGCCTTGCCAGAAGAATCGTTTAGGCGGGGTGATCGTAGCCTCAAGGGTTTGCCTCATTCCGAACCTCCTAAAGTTATAGAACATTTGTTTGAATGTAGGAATACTTTAGAGCTCGGCAGTGACAATTTTTTGAGGTATGGCGAAAAATAGTCGGATAACTTGAGCGCGGCAGATTCGCGCCCCAGACCTTCTGCGTGCGAGCGGTAATGTGCGACGATGCAGATTTCTGGTTAGCTACGCGAAACGGCGTGGCAAATCCTGTTGCTAAGTATTGCTGTCGTTAGTCGGTGTTGATGGTGCCGCTTAATTTCTCATGAATTTTAGTGGTCGGCCTATTCATGCCGATGAACTCAACGCTCTTGCCTAGTTTGCGATATTTTTCTTGGACTGCGTCTAGCGCACCCACGCTGGAGGCGTCCCAAATGTGGGAGTCGGTAAAATCGATGATGACATGTTTGGGATCTTTGGTGTATTCAAACATTGTTGTCAGGTCGTGACTGGACGCAAATAGTAACGGCCCGTCAACCTTGTAAAGTGCGACTTCCTCGCCGTCCACCTCATCAGATCTGCGATGAACTTCAACCAAGTGGGCAATGTCGCGGACGAAGAACACTGACGCTACCAGGACACCAATAATTACGCCGATAGCTAAGTTGTTGGTTGCCAGTACGAAGATGACGGTGATGACCATGGTGATCGTTTCGCTCTTTGGCAAGCGCTTTATGGTGCTTGGCTGAATCGAGTGCCAGTTGAAAGTGTCAATAGATACCGTGATCATCACAGCTACCAGGGCAGCCATCGGCAGTTTCGCCACAATATCCCCGAACCCGAGCAACAGAATGCAGAGAAATACCCCTGCCAGGAAGGTCGATATTCTGGTGCGTGCTCGCGAAGCCTTAACGTTAATCATGGTTTGACCGATTACTGCACATCCGCCCATGCCGCCGAATAGTGCAGAGGCGATATTGGCGATACCTTGGCCGATACCTTCGCGAGTCTTATTTGAGTGAGTGTCGGTGATGTCGTCAACCAGCTTGGCTGTCATCAAAGTTTCCATTAAACCGACGAGGGCAACAGCTATCGCGTAAGGCCCGATAAGGGTCAAAGTATCCCAAGTGAACGGGATGTTAAGGAAGAAAAATTTCGGCATTACCGTTGGCAGAGCGCCTTTGTCGCCGACAGTTGCCACGTTTACGGACGAAAAAATCACGATTGCCGTCAGCACCACGATTGATACGAGTGGAGCCGGAATGACTGTGGTGATTTTAGGCATAAGGAGGATAATGATGACGCCAATTGCTACCAGTAAGTAGGTTGCCCACGGCACCGAGATCAGCTCGGGCAATTGTGCAACCAATAGCATGATGGCCAGCGCGTTTACGAACCCTGTCATTACGCTTTGGGGGATGAAACGCATAAGTTTTGCGACGCCGAAAACAGATAGCAATATTTGAATAATTCCGGCCAGAATTATCGTCGCCACCAGATAGTGCATTCCGTACTCTTGGGAAAGTGGTGCGACGACTAGCACTACCGCACCTGTGGCTGAGGTGATCATTGCTGGCCGACCGCCGGTGATAGCAATCGTTACGGGCATGATAAATGCTGAGACCAGCCCAACTTTGGGGTCAACACCGGCAATAATCGAGAATGCAATCGCCTCGGGGATCAACGCCAAACTAACGACAAGACCCGCCAGAGCCTCGCGCAGTAAGGTTTTAGGGCTTTTCAGTGCGGCTAGCACTGTCTGTTCTGAGTGATAACGAACCGTTGGGTCTGTCAGGTTAGCGGATGGCATTGAAAAACTCCTGATCTAATGAACCTTATCTTATCTTAGTAGAATGTTGCCGGTTGTGGGTGCGGCAGCCGGTTAGATGAAATAAAAAATTTTAAGTCCAAGGGTGGGCTTTTGTGTTTCGTTCTTTGGCGCGCCTCGGCGGCAAAAGCTAGCTAAGAAACCAAGTTGCCGCCGCAACTTGCACCCAGTAAGGCTACTTAGGCTATGCTAAGTTCTGCTTTGGTACGCCACCGGGGACTCGAACCCCGAACCCTCTGATTAAGAGTCAGATGCTCTAGCCAGTTGAGCTAGTGGCGCATCTTGAAAGGAAAATCGTGAGATTTTCGTACGCCACCGGGGACTCGAACCCCGAACCCTCTGATTAAGAGTCAGATGCTCTAGCCAGTTGAGCTAGTGGCGCATCGTTGCATAAGGCAACGGAATAAACTCTAACCCGACCGGCACGTCCTTGGGAAACCAATGCCGGCATTGGGAGCAGTTTCACACGTGGAAGAAACAAGGTCGGCGCCAGGCTAAACTGGGGGGCATGGCGCCAGCGAAAGATTTTGTTCATCTTCATGTTCATACCGACTATTCCATGTTGGATGGGGCGGCTCGGATCGGGAAACTGGTGGAGCGGGCAGTCGAGATCGGTCAACCAGCAGTTGCCATCACCGATCACGGCTACCTTTTTGGTGCCTATGAGTTTTATGCTGCGGCGCGCAAAGCGGGAATTAAACCCATAATCGGTCTGGAAGCCTATATCACCCCCGGCACCTCCCGTTTTGACCAGACCCGGCAGCTGTGGGGAGAAGAAAGCCAGAGAGGCGATGACGTTTCTGCCCGCGGCGCCTATACCCATATGACTTTGCTTTCGCGCACCACGGAAGGGATGCATAACCTGTTTCGGCTAGGTTCACTGGCCTCCATTGATGGGCAAATGCAAAAATGGCCGCGCGCCGACCGGGATCTGTTGGAACGCTATTCCACCGGGTTGATCGGCACCAGCGGTTGCCCCTCCGGAGAAATCCAAACCCGCCTGCGCCTAGGGCAATGGGAAGAAGCCAAAAAGGCCGCCGGGGAACTGCAAGATATTTTCGGGAAAGAAAACTTCTTTATCGAACTGATGGATCACGGCCTGCAAATCGAGCGACGAGTGCGTAACGATTTGCTGAAACTCGCGAAAGTAATCGATGCACCCCTGGTGGCCACCAACGACTCGCACTACGTCCTCAAGAGCGATCAGCCTACCCAAGACGCCTTGCTTTGTATTAACTCGGGTTCGCGCCTTGACGATGAAAATCGTTTCAAATTTGAAGGCTCCGGATACTACCTGAAAACCGCAGAAGAGATGCGGGAACTATTCTCTGACTTCCC contains:
- the mnmA gene encoding tRNA 2-thiouridine(34) synthase MnmA, producing the protein MKVLAALSGGVDSAVAAALAKEAGHDVTAVHMALSANQAQNRCGSRGCCTVEDASDARLAASMLGIPFYVWDMAETFEETVVEDFLNEYRRGRTPNPCVRCNEFVKFRELATRADALGFDAVCTGHYARVLRGPGGVELHRAKCIEKDQSYVLAVMGRQALEKVIFPLGEYESKSQVRAEAERRGLPMSAKPDSYDICFIADGDTRGFLRSHLGSKAGKIVDTEGAEVGTHSGAYQFTIGQRKGLNLGRPAADGRPRYVLGTDMKTNTVVVGASELLSVDGITATDAVLLTEPDDPALSGQVEVTLQYRAHGQQVPAKVHLEADGTLRAQLLIPTRAVACGQSLVVYSGDRAICEATIEQAFKQENGQ
- a CDS encoding cysteine desulfurase family protein; amino-acid sequence: MELAYLDNAASEPLRPQALAALNDTAASLAGIGANPSSAHAAGRKAAALLETARARVAKSLGADPAEVIFTGGGTDSCALALRGLARAARRQDSHRTQIVISQVEHDAVRLNAADLEDAGFQVQVLPVDAGGVVDLEAVVALDTSQIAAISVMSVCNENGVIQPVAELCRRLREKAAADTRDAQGDSSTAAKGTGSGRDSGFAIHTDAIAAAGRQEINFAESPVDAISLACHKVGGPAALGVLLARREVKIASDRRGGGQERALRAGTQDVIAAVGAAAAFEAAQQELVETTRRHQDLREKLLQGALAIPGVKLASNAPAVPGIIQFALQGAEAEGLLFALDQAGICASAGSACHTGVARPSPVLLAQGYSEQDALGSLRISFGWSTREKDVDRLLQALPSALDASRKLAERERK
- a CDS encoding SulP family inorganic anion transporter; this translates as MPSANLTDPTVRYHSEQTVLAALKSPKTLLREALAGLVVSLALIPEAIAFSIIAGVDPKVGLVSAFIMPVTIAITGGRPAMITSATGAVVLVVAPLSQEYGMHYLVATIILAGIIQILLSVFGVAKLMRFIPQSVMTGFVNALAIMLLVAQLPELISVPWATYLLVAIGVIIILLMPKITTVIPAPLVSIVVLTAIVIFSSVNVATVGDKGALPTVMPKFFFLNIPFTWDTLTLIGPYAIAVALVGLMETLMTAKLVDDITDTHSNKTREGIGQGIANIASALFGGMGGCAVIGQTMINVKASRARTRISTFLAGVFLCILLLGFGDIVAKLPMAALVAVMITVSIDTFNWHSIQPSTIKRLPKSETITMVITVIFVLATNNLAIGVIIGVLVASVFFVRDIAHLVEVHRRSDEVDGEEVALYKVDGPLLFASSHDLTTMFEYTKDPKHVIIDFTDSHIWDASSVGALDAVQEKYRKLGKSVEFIGMNRPTTKIHEKLSGTINTD
- a CDS encoding peroxiredoxin, producing the protein MSELTPGQKAPDFTLPTDQGTEVSLRGLLEESEKGAVVYFYPKASTPGCTTQACDFRDSINSLKSAGYAVVGISPDKMPALEKFRDKQDLNFPLASDPEREVMSAWGAYGEKNSYGRLIKGVIRSTIVVGKDGKVVLAKYRVRAKGHVARLRKELGID